In Dermacentor variabilis isolate Ectoservices chromosome 1, ASM5094787v1, whole genome shotgun sequence, the genomic stretch CACTAGCAAGAACTGCTGCTCAATGGCTAAAGTGGGTTTCATGCACCTTCAGGAGGAAGAACAAGAAACTTCTGTCCCTGCATAATGCACTACAAAGGCTACAAGATGCCAGTTCCAATATCAAGGTATATTTTTGAGCAAAAGGTTTGCCTGTCACTCTGCACTTTAACTAGAGCACCCTTCATAGCGCACTGATTCAATAACTCATGTGCACGCTATTTTTCAGCTGAACGGGCTCCCAAGAAAGCAACAAGCTGCTGTGAGAGCCTGTTTTGAGGCCTCTAAGCGGAAGTCTTTGTGAGGATACCGCTATAATAGAGAGTGGCTTCTGGAATGCATAATCCTAGGAATGAAAAGCCTTCGACTGTACGAGTACCTGCGGGCCCACAAAATCCTTGTCCCTCCCAGCCGTGCCTGCCTACAGGAAGTACATTAGGCTATGTGGTTgcacatttttcaaactatgaAAACCAAGTGATATTTTTTTGCTTACAAGGATTTAAAGCATTATTCAGCTTTAATGACAAGCTTTTAGAGTCAGTAAAGCTTTGGGAATCAGTAAAAATAAAAGCTCAAGAAATGGATGAAATGAAAAGGCACGGTGGCCTTGTGGTGGACGAAATGAAACTTTCTACACATTTTGATATGTGATCTTCCGGTCATATTGAAGGCTTTGTTGATTTAGGAAAGTTTACTGAGGATTGCTACAAGCACACAAAAGCCGATCATGGACTGGTTGTCATATTCTAGCCGTTGATTAGCAAATCGACTCAAGTTATTGGTATGCAGCATTCACTAAAGCTCCCGCAGCAAATTAAGTTTGCTGATTTGTtttctatgctttttttttcagctgcattGGCTTCTCGAGGAAATGTGAAATTCAGGGTACTGGCAAAAATTCTTTTGGAAGCGACAATCCTGTGTGAACAGGCGGGTCTCCATGTAGACTATATCTGCTCTGATGGCACCGCCTGGAACTGCTTAATGTTGAGTGCTTTTGGTCTACGTGACAATTTCAAGGATGTGCAGTGCAAGGTCATCCATTTTTCTGACACTAGCAGGTTCCTACACTTTGTCTTAGATTTTGCACACCTCATTAAATGCTTGCGAAATGCAATGATAGAAACAGGATTCAACACTCAAAATGGAACAGTAGACTTCTTATTCAATTATCTCAATTATCTGTGAATTATTAATGATACCTTTTGTATAATTCTAGTTTGTGATTAACATTCTCATAATTTAAAAATTTTCAGGCCCACTGAGAGCATGCATCTACAATGTGGAAAGTAGAAAGCAACACTGTCACCTTGAAGGTTGCACCAAAGCTTGCAAGGACACATATATTCCAAAATGGATTTGTAAATATAAGGGTGGATTTGGCTTTTCTTGTTTTCAGTGCTGCAGTTGTACATGCTATATATttgcacgaagaaaaaaaatcgaaaatcACTATCCTGACATTGACCCAACAAGGACCTTCATCAATGTTATGGCTAGCTTAATCGTTACCATGACATCTAAATTTCCAGCTGAAGGTTTAAGGTAGCTTTAAGATGAATATCTTGTCCCACTCATGTGTACAGATATGAATTCCAAGATTTTGTTTCATGCTATCGTTCCAGATCAGGCAGTGCAAAGGAGGCCACTCTTGACCATATGCTGGAGTTTTTGCATTCATGGGAGGATCATTCAAAAGGACTTGGGTTCCTCAGCAAGCACATTTCAGTAGGTCTGTGTGTAACGCTTCGGACAACAAAGGACCTGTTGAGGTATCTGACAGAGAAAGCGGGGTTCAACTATTTTATGGCTTCCCACCTCAGCCAAGATTGTCTTGAGTGGTCTTTTGGGACTGTTAGGCAAGCAGGGGGTGCCAATTATCACTTTACACCCGCTTAGTTTGTGGTAATCTTGAGGCACTTTTAATTTGATTTCTGTTCCACTTTGCTTGCTTTTTGTGAGATCATATGTATTCAAAGTGTAaaaacacaggcttccgagaggaATGGGAACTCCATCGAGGCACGCTTGCaacgtggtgtcgcagccaatCGGAATTTAGTTGCTGCGACAGACGTGGGACACCAGCTTTTTCACTCAacgagccatttgacgctttcgcatcaaaagtacATAGTAGTCTACATTTAACTGTTCATGTAACTGCTGCTTGTCTACTTTTAGGCGAGAAGTCCGAAAGGCGGTAACGTGTCTGATAGTGTACTGGAATCCCTAGTGTCCATGGAGCAGCTGCTTCCCGTGAGCGGTGAGCAGAACGAGGCTGCAGACAACACAAATGTCCTTTCAGATGCAGTGAAAATATCTGTGGAGCACATTTCCTACAACACTGAAAAAAGTGATTCACGCCTAGTCGATTACACAGCCGCGGGCTATGTGGCAAGGAAGCGGATTCTGTGAATCAGTTGTGAACGATGCAAGGCAGCTTGCCTCATCACCAAAGACAATGTGGCCCCAAATCTGCCGGCGGATGCCTCTTTGCAGTGGGACCTTGGTGGACTCCTTTACGCATCACATACTCTGTACGACTTGATTCAGATGCTTGAGAACAAGCTACCTATTTAGCACAGCTTGCCTCCACGCAGTATCTGTTACAGACATGCGGCAAAAGATTGGGCAGGCATCACAGGTCGGCTACGGTGAGCATGCTGTTACACTGTTACATCTGTTGTATGCTTTTATTGCCTACTGTGGGTTCATTTATTTTTGAATGGAGTCAACcaaaaggacaaaaagaaagcCAAGCGGGTTAACCCTGTGTTCTGTGGATTGCTTCTTGCTGCAAAGTTCAAGTAAACTTGTTTTCTCCATGAATAATGCGttgttttcattatttcattttttgtttgtgcAGAGAAAACGTACACACAATTTTTAGACTAGCAGCCCATGGCCAGTAATGGGTCTAAATACACGTTTCTGCAATGGAGCAGGCAAGTTTTTAGCAATGGGAATAAGCATTAAAAACTGATTTGAATAATTTGCAGCGATTCAGAATTATAATGGAAAAAACAGCATGACACTAAACTACATCGAAATTAAAATCAGTGCCAAGCTGCTATCGGAAAAAATTCTGAATAAAGCCTCTGGAATAAAACGTTTCCTCAGCAAAAAGTTTGGTTAATCAATTTCTCTACAGATGTAACTATAATGCACAAAGAACCGAGGTgccagatttttattaatcgtatcatgagaagccaacaaacaaagacaccaaggaaaacacaggggaaattacttgtacttattaattgaattaaagaaatgataaattaatggcagtgaaagtggatgaaaaacaacttgccgcaggtggggaacaatcccacatcttcgcattataTGTGCGATGCTATAATGCATAAAGCTAATATATTCTTCCGTTTCCACTTATGATCAGTTATTTTTCAGTGGAACATGCTTATACGAGAAAAAGGAACAGGCGGTGCATTTGACTCTTGGCTAGTAAATGTGTTACATTGGAATTGTGGCGGAATGTAAAGAAAGTTCCGTATTATGACATTTCTGCACTTGAAAGGAGGATCTGAACAATAGGAGCTAACGTGATCTGAATGAATGTGGAGCTCTCTGATATACTTTCTTTTCTAAATCAGGTGCTCTTCTGCTGCGTCAAACCGCGTCATCAAATCCAGTCTCTCATTGGTGCGCACCACATCTCACTATGATTCTCTCTCGATGCGCATGCTTTCACGGACATCAGAGAAGAACAAGCTGCATGATTAGAGTCTGCTGTATGTTAATGCACAtgctcaaggaaaaaaaaaaagcttaacgCTCAAAACTGGTGCGTACAAAGGAACGCAAGCGAGATTCCTCGGGCATGAGCAGTGCTACGTAGTATGCCGTCTGCTCCACTCTGACGGCGTGCTTGTATACAGTACTCCTTCTGGCTCCGGCACCCTTTGGGGACCAGTTTCCACACCCGCTTTTCACACCTCCCTATTCTAGCCACCGTACCTCCGTGTGATGACAGAAGCAAGACAATGTTGtggcatgacatatcattcatgTCAATCAGGCCATGGATTGTAATTACACGAAGGTCATGACATAGTTCGgggttcgtgttgtccacttctctacttgtgtcctgtctgcgcgcctcacctctttttgGCATAATCAATCCTTACCAACAAGCTCAGCTTTCCGTCGTTCTAAGCGTCATGACATATGCCTGCAATTCATTATCATGtatgaaaaaaattcaagcacttAGTTATCCCGATGTGGATAAATGTGAAAGCATTGATAGACTCCCACGTATTTGATTCCCAACAAAGGTTGTGCGATCAAGTGACTGAACTCTATCtgaattaactgtgccttaattaactccaaAGGTCGTGCATTTGAGTGCCTTACTTAACTCTACCTtcattaactgtgccttaattaacttcaacttaacaccaaaggtcgtgcatTCGACTACCACCAAAAGTCGAGGGTTTgtagccttaattaacaccagaggtcatgggttcgactctcacTAAAGGTCGAGGGTTCATAGCCTTTTGGACCATCGTTTGGTCAGGCCGACAATGCCagattttccgcctcatgagccgtttaatgcttttgcattaaaaatgTAATGGCATTCATATTGTGCCATGTCATGTCAGGACATACATGCATCCTGGCTTGATCGACATGACACATGTAGGTTATTGGTGTCATGATATACATCTCATGCATGTCATACATACCCCGATATGTATCCATTTAAAGAAACAAATGTGACAGCATGAGACTTGATCATGGCTTTCATGTCATGAATTTCATGCCATGCATTCATGTGAAGTCATGCAAGCATGTCATAGATATCCTGAAACCCATTTAAGTAAGGAAGCAATCACGACCGCATTAGAATAGATGGATAGACTCAAAGTGCCtgaaggttagccagtgtaaagtTAAATGTTTTTCAGACGGCTgtttcactgtttcttttttaccaCTTTCATACCAGCGGTAAAACCATGACTTCCTTGTCAGTGGAAGAACCATAATACTACCACAAACTAAATATACAATTAGCCGGGAAAATTCCATTACTGTACAAAATCTGACTCTTAGTTAAGTACATGTACTAAAAGAAAGGTAGCGTCGCCATGTCATGATGTgtaaggtggtcacgtgggagcaggataTCACGTTTCGGTGTTTCGTAGTTTCGGCCATACGGTTTCAACACTTTGCATGGCTCGCTTGACAGTCTGCTATGCTGCTACTAGCTGCTACCTTCTGCATCATGATGTCACAGCACATACATCTTCTGTAAAACAAAAGCAAGATTGGCTCGTGGATAAGctgttatagtaaattatttatgcACTCTGTGGCTTGTGAAATGTTCTTCTTCGAGGTTTTCAAGGTCCAGAACCTTCACttcaacacacacaaaaaaagagtcGGTATTCCTTCAATTTTGACTTGTGGAGTGCTGACCTGATATCAGCATGCTTATTCGCTAGCTGCTAAGAGGTTCCAAGAGTTATGCCAGGCACATGTTTTCTGAATGCGCCACTTGAAATAGAAGTAGTTTGGATTACAGTAAAAAAACCTTGCTATAACAAATTTGAAGTGGGAGCTGCACTCACTTTGTTATAGCCATTTCTTCGCTATAGTGACTGCCCACTAGGAAAACAGGGGTGTTATTAGCTATTGGATGAGCCAATATAAAAGCTCGCTACGCAGTGCCGAAGGACCAGCTAAAGATTGTCTTCAGCCGCAGCTTCGTCAGCAAGATGACATGTTTTTTCTAATGCAGGTGTCAATGCACACAGCCATCGCCGCGAGCATTCAAGCAGCGTTACAGGCTTGTTTTGAGAACATGCAGGTGTGGCGCTGCAAGTGTAGTGATGCCTTCCACTGCATTttatgccactcttatcatccaccactcACATTCTGCTGATCTCATTGATAATGTGGGTGGAGTGTCGCTCTGGCTACTGACAAAGCGTGAAAAGGAATGGCATCgcaaaaggcatcgctacaaaatcttGGCCCTGATTTCATACATGGTTTGTCACTGTGAGCGAGCCGACACTCATAAACAACAAAAATGATTTATTTATGCTGGTGTCCTGTGACGAGCGTTGCGCATGATCCAGAGGCCAGGAGCACTCCACCGACACGTTCAAGAAAAGCCGATAAGCGAAGCAATTGCTGAGAACATGAGCAGTGGCCATCACTTGCACcaatccactttcggctatcatTTGTCATGTTGAGCGCCCTATCCCAATAATCACTCAGTGACTGCAGTAATGTCCAATAGATATCCTGTGGATGTGTCGAATACGGTACGTCCTGCAGATGCCCCTCAGACAATCGTTTGACTGCACTTTCCATGCAAAAATGTTCCAAAAGCCGGGTGAATCCATGACTGAAAATAATTTATTTCGACTTAACATAACAAATTAAAACAAAAGGTTATTGATTAAAGGCAGACATACCTAGCATGCCTGCGAGGGAACATCATGGAGACATGCTGCGTACATTTTACAGACAGGTCAGGGCCTTTTGCACAGTGCTACATTATATCTATTATGTTCACAGCACATGCTGTATGACAGATGCAATCTGCAGGGCGCccatgcatcaagaacagatacattGCCTGCACACGTTACACGTGCACGCAGACATGTGGAAGTGCATGTATGCTCCTCATTCTACCAGGCCTTCTGCCAAGCACAAGTGGCTTATTGAACTAACTAAAGCTTTTAAAGCAAATTGCATCAACATCCGTCGTGACATCCGTGGTGGTAGATCCAGAAATGGACGTTCGGCAGGGGCgaagccagggggggggggtggcttatggggcttcagaccccccccccctcctcccgaaattttttttgttctgtcaTGCACCGCTGACTAAAACAACTcctggcgccggaaatcattctgaattttgtctacaATGACcttttcacgctcaaaaagacatttcggcggaaagattgcgaactctggctggatttcgtggtagcgcccatgcacctggagtcacataacgcaaggcgCCCCATCCCAGCACAAAGTTCCAAGGCCGTTTTGATGCCAAGCGGGCTCGTCtaggcatctcgcagaggccgcggaatctacgaagcgcatgcatttcaatttcgtaacattatgggtataaagttcccaaaattttgatgcgaaaggttcATTAACATTTCCAACGTCGTGCTTTAGTTTTTCAATtctggaactttgtgggttttaCGTTCTTATAAACatatgacgccaaaggtgcattgacttttctcaagtcgtacatcggaccataaaatgagacaagccaaatcaacacactatcagacatgcaaagcacgcagtgaggtccgATGAGTCGAAGCGTTGTGGTAGTTCATTTGTGCCGACATGTCACAGAAAAgtatatcaacatttttttcacctgcaccaaagcTTCCATGTCAAgaaactaaagccagcaaaggtaaccaagttcttatttattgtttctactttgacttttattcacgaggacacatACAGCCTCTTCAATTTTAGTGTTCTCACTGcccgtgggctgccagagccTGTCAGAGCACAttcatttttctctggccgagtggactttggcatggcagagttttggacgcttcctggctagcagacaagaaaaagaaacaatggtcgcttgcagccatcactgtggggactcgacggagtGCAACGCATTCGCTCGAGGCCATCACCTTCATTTCGATGTTActgcaacctctccagaaagtcttttgtctcgctggtgtaggataccgagcagtatgcgtatggtccTCTGTGAACTAaccgtctcacgttttcttctatattccttcggtagccacatttggtgccaaaagtaggcattcgattgtgggcaacatgctttcctttgcgtttttttcattttggtgcccccaccccacaaaagaaaaatagacaTAGTATTTGCAGTGCAGCGAACTGtcacatggtgaaagttcgattttgtttcttcttttgtggaaagtaatgggtcacaggactcttcagttgccggatgctcttattatattattgcgatagaaattatatggacactccaggtgcattcctgccaTCGTCGTTATGTTCCACATAGAGTCTAAGGGCAATAACATTGTCACTGCGCGAAagatgctgtatgcgcgagtgaaagcatggggggggggggatgggtgagccgatgatgctggctcagtcttgtgtgcgcaagggagaaaagcggggagcaaagtgccgccttctgtcgcgcgcgatgcatgAGCGTGCCTTAAGATCCCGTGatttgtgaatctgtgattgcgcaacatgtttattttccaTGTCTgacacattatatacagtgacttttccttagatacgtagatttactggagacttatacatatatttaaatatattgttgcgagattttgtgtataaatgcagtgaactttgtttccatggacactttcttgccttttatcaagctgtatcttagAATTTGTATATTCttttgtatcttcgcatttcaaatgtatatcttgcagaactcctgctttttatatgttcTCTCTGTTGTGACTACAATTtaagtgcaattactcacaatacacgaccggttaCAGCTTCTCCTGCACAATACATTAGAATGAAAGACATtgtcattgagatttttttctggccgttgcatatgcacaaaatgtaaacaaggttcttgaatcaCAAAGTTTCATTGACCtatttgtcctcaactcgttcatttcatggcctttacattttaaATGCAAAACAATTCTTGGCAAACATTTGCctctttgacagtatctatctagcccGCCTACaccttggtgctctcatggtcatctagttaacttggtatgtacaaaAATTTGCATAGTATGACAAAAGTGTATGACAAATATAAATGATaagtcatgacatgcgtgtcatgtaggcagggctgggcaaagatacttaGCAAATGTATCTtgatacgatacaagatactcaAGCAACacgtatttgagatacagatacaagatactaccaCAATTATTGTATTCGATACAATACTTTCTATTTGTATTTTAAGATAATTATATACATTCGCAATTTTTTATTATAAATCTATATAGTGTAGTGGCAAAcgcatatgcacaaaaatgtttgcttgggAATTTATTCCAACTCCAACaaaccttgtttcatttgaatgaaatgtttgtTAGAATCTCAAGAtatttgtctttcttgctcaagGTATATCTTCATTCCAAAACAATGTGTGAAAGCGACTAGACGCAAGGCAACCccattcttgcattcttcagacttCGTAACAAAGCACCACACAAGAGAAACTTCCATAACGACACTACAGCGACATCAGAATTTGCACGAAAGACGCTGCACGCATTGGCGTACATAGCACAGTACGGTGGCTACGAGAAAGAGTCATAGCACCGATATAGCTAAAAACAACAAATCAGGGAAACAAAAGGTCGGCTGCATGCGGATGTTCGCGCGCTTGTTTTTGCTGTGATGGCGAAACCACCATGACCTGACTCTGTTCCACTAATATGGACATGGAGACCTCATTGCTAGCCCTAGCTGGAGGGCTCTGGGGGAAAGATAAAGGAATGTCACTGCCTTTGTTTTTATTGAGGTGGCTTTGTGGCAGAAGTATCAGCTTGGGAAGAGGAGTTCATTCATAGTTTATAGTTTCACACGGTGATGTTGTGAaagcagtatcttgtatcttaagatacacgatACACTCTTTCATGTACCGGAAATATCAATACTAATACACGTCTTGCAATATGTATCATGATactatctaagatacatgtatcgtCGATACTGCCCAGGACtgcatgtaggtcatgaaacagccgcctacgtcttggtatataacaaaattggcatagcatgacaagagtgtatgactaacataaatgataggtcatgacatacGTGTCATGTAGGTGATGAAACAGCTGCCTAAGTCTAGGCACGTACCTAAATTGGCCTAGTATGACGAGACTGCCTGAAAAACATAAATGACAAGTCAtgcgtcatgtaggtcatgaaacagctgcctatgtcttggtgctctcatggttgtttcattaacttggtaggctccccgcatactgcttcgcataacatcaattcccacagggcATGGGATCGGCCAGCTTTTtcgtatcagcggcatgcactgctttgctggtttcgaactgatatagttctaaagtttgtgtggtattttttttacttataaaatagaaaaaaaaacatggaagcattgatatcagttatttctggcaccaTTTTCGTGACAcaagaatatattcttttatgaaataatacatattttacttgtcttcacaGTGCACAGCGTTTAAGAAtacgtttgcagcatctttgacaGTGCCAATGCAGTTACTacgttattattcatgtatttggaGGAGGCTGAGCTGCAACAGGAGTCCCCCCTCGAACGAAAttgctggctacgccactgacatCCGGTGATTCTCTTCACTGATATGCATAAAGCCACAGTGGTAGCATTTCACTGAAGACACTAAGTGGCAAAAGTTAGAAAAGCCAAAGCATCAGAAATAAGTGTTATTGAGTTTTCTTGTTTGACACTTTTTCTTACAAGTGGACGCATTTTGTTTAAACTAGGAGGTTCTGGTTCTAAGTCTATTTATgctatttccttttcttcccaCACTGCTGCATTCATAAAAATCACAGGACTATTACATCAACTGTAACAGTGTAACTCATAGTAGAATTAAATCTATACAACTTACAACCATGAGGTTTAATAACCTAAGGTAAACATTGAAGTACAAATTCACTACATTCTTGAAGAATATATACTTGTCTTCACTAAAGAAATTTATTTATATGTACCAGACAGAAATCCAAAACAATTACTTCTTCATGAGTCAGGTGGAGCACATGCACCTTCCTCACTGtcttcgtcatcctcgtcatcttcatCTATCTCCATCTCTTCAGTGTCAGAATCAGAGTCGTCAGACCCAAGCCATTCCTGCGCTTGTGGATCTAATGGTACAAGCACTTTCCAATTATCCAACTTGCGCAGGTCTAGTGCATACATGTCGGAAAGTGTAAACTGCCGGTGACTGTCTTCAAACATCCCTCCATACAAGTACAGGATCCCGTGCTTGATGGCCATGCAGCTGCTCATACGAGGAACTGGTGCAAAGGCATCCTTGGGTGCCTCTGAAGTTGTGGCTTCTTGGCACATGGCTTCTGCTGGTGCTTTTTCCTTTGTTGCCCCAATTGTAACTGTGAAGACACCATCATCTGATGTCACAACCTGGAAAAAAATTTTCTTACAATAAAAAATCACGAACATTACTCTATGAGGCACATTTTAGAACAACTACTTTGGTAAAAAAAACACTCACAGTTGACATCCATGCATAGTTAACTTCGGTTGTCTAAGCAGAGAGGTGCAAAATGAGCTTAAAATACTTGAACTAACCTGAATGATGAACTCTGACTCATTCGCAATAACATATGATGGTATGCTGCATTTGCAATCAAAAGCATGACTACAGAGTGCCACCAGAAATTATTGCAAGAGCAGGGTATCACATGCAGGCTACTCACTTACGATCACACCACATTCTGAAACTATGCTTGATAATGATAACTCATGCCATACAAAGTGTTGTGTCATCACCCCTTAGATAGAACCTGTAGTGGCACTCTGACGTCACTGAGGTCTTGAATTGTGTATCTTAGATAGAACGCAcatgcctgtgtgtgtgtgtctgtgatgTCACTGATTAGTAGCTCTGTATAGCTATATAAGACGGCCACGTAAGTGCCTTGTGGTTCTTTTCCGTTGTACTGCAAGTTGCAATAAACATGTGTTCTGGCAAGTAAGCTACTGCGTACTTAAAGACACAACACAAAGTTTTTCATAGGAATGTTAAAATAAATGAGTTTCGTAATTGGATTGGTTCTATAACGGCAGAAAGAACTAGCTTCAAATATCAAAGTAATACCAACTATTTCTTCATTTCGAAAATATACAAAAAAAGTCATGTGGGAGCTACATTGTAAACAAAGCTTTTTATTCTAGAATACGCACTATGCTAATGACAATGTCCAGGcaactgagcagcatgaaaaaggTGACAACATGAAAAGAGAATGTGACCACATTTGATGCCACCATTTGATAATGATGGTAATGAAAGGGAGGAGCTACTGGCTACTAGATTTGCAGAGTTCAGCCTGTTATATGCTAATACTACATGCCTCACCAGGCTCGAACAAatattttggttatacactggaagtttaAAAGTGCTGTTGAGGAAATTTTCTACCAAAATCACTTTTTTTAAACAAGGTTTAGTAATAGCGCAGATTGATGCAAATGAAATGTTGTGTGGCAATGGTTTAGGGAGGTGAGTGATCTCCAtcgcatctttttttctttcttttcctttcatccAGCATGGTACACTTTCGGTGGTGGTTTTGCAAGCTTTGGTTTCTCAAGGATCTGCAAGTTGCTTACATTACTGGCAGTTATTTGTGAACTGTAAGCAAGACACGTGACATGGAAGCAAGAGCTACAGTTTGGGAAATTGGTTGGCCTGAAGAGAAGGGGGTGCAAGCTTTCATTTGAATTTTCAGCTATTTTACATACCACACATTTGCGTAATGCTTTATTTACAGACATGGTTGTCATTGCATGATCTATGCATCACACTTGTTCATTTGTAATACCCAATCATAATGAGAAAATGGCAC encodes the following:
- the LOC142559434 gene encoding uncharacterized protein LOC142559434, which codes for MQDPRVFKGSGKANRRAEEQGQNLFPLVPTGGRAWGEGETKKETAAADFKEWRYVCVDIQHSINGSVVVVPLDVPTLAKNALLTVLANLLKYVSKKLSKKRKRQGTVIEATVPLKKSGATLEKLEASLQVEETIAALASRGNVKFRVLAKILLEATILCEQAGLHVDYICSDGTAWNCLMLSAFGLRDNFKDVQCKVIHFSDTSRSGSAKEATLDHMLEFLHSWEDHSKGLGFLSKHISVGLCVTLRTTKDLLRYLTEKAGFNYFMASHLSQDCLEWSFGTVRQAGGANYHFTPA